One genomic region from Phragmites australis chromosome 1, lpPhrAust1.1, whole genome shotgun sequence encodes:
- the LOC133918569 gene encoding putative clathrin assembly protein At2g01600 isoform X3 — protein MSALQSWRKAYGALKDTTTVSLANLNSDFKDLDVAIVKATNHVECPPKERHLRKIVAATSIARPRADVAYCIHALARRLAKTRNWIVALKILVVIHRLLREAWDYSSWVRTYGLFLEEKLECFRVLKYDVEAERLSKQGQGLEKGHSRTRELDSQDLLEQLPALQQLLYRLIGCQPEGAANNNYLVQYALALVLKESFRIYCAINDGIINLVDKFFEMPRHEALKALEIYRRAGQQAGSLSDFYENCQGLELARNFQFPTLREPPQTFLSTMEEYVREAPRMVPVKEPLELPERLLLTYKPEEPEVIEPLTVVEKKPQVEEPAPVPSSTEVVSSPPEAEVADTGDLLGLSDPNPSVSAIEENNALALAIIPTAGADTSTTSTATQQDKGFDPTGWELALVTPSSNTNSLAMDSNLGGGFDKLTLDSLYDEGTYRQMQQQQLYGSAPPIPFMVSDPFSVSNQVAPPTAVQMAAMAQQPQQLPMMMQPNPFGPPLQLQHAGMAPAANPFLDAGFGPFPAANGMHPQTNPFGAAQLL, from the exons ATGTCGGCGCTGCAGAGCTGGCGCAAGGCGTACGGCGCGCTCAAGGACACCACCACCGTCAGCCTCGCCAACCTCAACTCCGATTTCAAG GATCTGGATGTGGCGATCGTGAAGGCCACCAACCACGTGGAGTGCCCACCCAAGGAGCGCCACCTGCGCA agATTGTGGCAGCGACGTCCATCGCGAGGCCCCGGGCAGATGTCGCCTACTGCATCCATGCGCTTGCACGCCGCCTTGCCAAGACCCGGAATTGGATC GTTGCACTGAAGATACTTGTGGTGATCCATAGGCTTCTCCGAGAAG CTTGGGACTATTCTTCATGGGTTCGCACATACGGTttatttttggaggaaaaacTGGAATGCTTCAGAGTCTTGAAGTATGATGTTGAAGCTGAGCGTTTGTCAAAACAAGGTCAAGGACTTGAAAAG GGGCACAGTAGAACTAGAGAATTAGATTCTCAGGACTTGCTGGAGCAATTGCCGGCGCTGCAGCAGTTGTTATATCGACTTATTGGATGTCAG CCCGAAGGAGCCGCAAACAACAACTATTTGGTGCAATATGCTCTAGCTCTT GTTCTTAAAGAAAGCTTCAGAATATATTGTGCGATAAACGATGGAATTATCAACCTTGTTGATAAG TTTTTTGAGATGCCGAGGCACGAAGCACTCAAAGCCCTTGAAATTTACAGGAGGGCTGGCCAACAG GCTGGAAGTCTATCCGACTTCTATGAAAATTGCCAGGGCTTAGAACTCGCAAGAAATTTTCAATTTCCCACTTTGAGGGAG CCACCACAAACATTCCTTTCAACCATGGAGGAGTATGTGAGGGAGGCTCCGCGTATGGTTCCGGTTAAAGAGCCATTG GAGCTTCCTGAGCGACTTCTTCTGACATACAAACCGGAAGAACCAGAAGTTATCGAGCCTTTAACTGTTGTGGAGAAAAAACCACAGGTTGAGGAACCTGCTCCAGTACCATCTTCCACTGAAGTAGTTTCATCTCCTCCCGAGGCTGAGGTTGCAGATACCGGTGATTTACTG GGATTAAGTGATCCAAACCCTAGTGTATCAGCAATAGAGGAAAACAATGCTTTGGCCCTGGCTATTATTCCGACAG CAGGTGCTGATACTTCAACAACTAGCACAGCTACACAGCAAGATAAAGGATTTGATCCAACAGGATGGGAACTTGCTCTTGTTACCCCTAGCAGCAACACAAATTCACTGGCTATGGACAGTAATTTG GGTGGTGGATTCGACAAGCTCACATTGGACAGCCTATACGATGAGGGAACCTACAGGCAGATGCAGCAACAGCAGCTATATGGCTCAGCACCACCCATTCCTTTCATGGTGAGTGATCCATTCTCGGTGTCAAATCAAGTAGCTCCCCCAACGGCAGTTCAAATGGCCGCCATGGCTCAGCAGCCCCAGCAGTTGCCTATGATGATGCAACCAAACCCCTTCGGACCGCCACTACAGCTGCAGCATGCTGGTATGGCTCCTGCAGCGAACCCCTTTCTTGATGCTGGGTTTGGCCCATTCCCGGCAGCAAATGGAATGCACCCACAAACCAACCCTTTTGGAGCCGCACAGCTTCTCTAG
- the LOC133918569 gene encoding putative clathrin assembly protein At2g01600 isoform X1, producing the protein MSALQSWRKAYGALKDTTTVSLANLNSDFKDLDVAIVKATNHVECPPKERHLRKIVAATSIARPRADVAYCIHALARRLAKTRNWIVALKILVVIHRLLREGDPTFREEFLNFTQRVRILQLSNFKDDSSPIAWDYSSWVRTYGLFLEEKLECFRVLKYDVEAERLSKQGQGLEKGHSRTRELDSQDLLEQLPALQQLLYRLIGCQPEGAANNNYLVQYALALVLKESFRIYCAINDGIINLVDKFFEMPRHEALKALEIYRRAGQQAGSLSDFYENCQGLELARNFQFPTLREPPQTFLSTMEEYVREAPRMVPVKEPLELPERLLLTYKPEEPEVIEPLTVVEKKPQVEEPAPVPSSTEVVSSPPEAEVADTGDLLGLSDPNPSVSAIEENNALALAIIPTAGADTSTTSTATQQDKGFDPTGWELALVTPSSNTNSLAMDSNLGGGFDKLTLDSLYDEGTYRQMQQQQLYGSAPPIPFMVSDPFSVSNQVAPPTAVQMAAMAQQPQQLPMMMQPNPFGPPLQLQHAGMAPAANPFLDAGFGPFPAANGMHPQTNPFGAAQLL; encoded by the exons ATGTCGGCGCTGCAGAGCTGGCGCAAGGCGTACGGCGCGCTCAAGGACACCACCACCGTCAGCCTCGCCAACCTCAACTCCGATTTCAAG GATCTGGATGTGGCGATCGTGAAGGCCACCAACCACGTGGAGTGCCCACCCAAGGAGCGCCACCTGCGCA agATTGTGGCAGCGACGTCCATCGCGAGGCCCCGGGCAGATGTCGCCTACTGCATCCATGCGCTTGCACGCCGCCTTGCCAAGACCCGGAATTGGATC GTTGCACTGAAGATACTTGTGGTGATCCATAGGCTTCTCCGAGAAGGTGATCCTACATTCCGCGAAGAGTTCCTTAATTTTACACAAAGAGTGCGGATATTGCAGTTATCAAACTTCAAGGATGACTCCAGCCCGATTG CTTGGGACTATTCTTCATGGGTTCGCACATACGGTttatttttggaggaaaaacTGGAATGCTTCAGAGTCTTGAAGTATGATGTTGAAGCTGAGCGTTTGTCAAAACAAGGTCAAGGACTTGAAAAG GGGCACAGTAGAACTAGAGAATTAGATTCTCAGGACTTGCTGGAGCAATTGCCGGCGCTGCAGCAGTTGTTATATCGACTTATTGGATGTCAG CCCGAAGGAGCCGCAAACAACAACTATTTGGTGCAATATGCTCTAGCTCTT GTTCTTAAAGAAAGCTTCAGAATATATTGTGCGATAAACGATGGAATTATCAACCTTGTTGATAAG TTTTTTGAGATGCCGAGGCACGAAGCACTCAAAGCCCTTGAAATTTACAGGAGGGCTGGCCAACAG GCTGGAAGTCTATCCGACTTCTATGAAAATTGCCAGGGCTTAGAACTCGCAAGAAATTTTCAATTTCCCACTTTGAGGGAG CCACCACAAACATTCCTTTCAACCATGGAGGAGTATGTGAGGGAGGCTCCGCGTATGGTTCCGGTTAAAGAGCCATTG GAGCTTCCTGAGCGACTTCTTCTGACATACAAACCGGAAGAACCAGAAGTTATCGAGCCTTTAACTGTTGTGGAGAAAAAACCACAGGTTGAGGAACCTGCTCCAGTACCATCTTCCACTGAAGTAGTTTCATCTCCTCCCGAGGCTGAGGTTGCAGATACCGGTGATTTACTG GGATTAAGTGATCCAAACCCTAGTGTATCAGCAATAGAGGAAAACAATGCTTTGGCCCTGGCTATTATTCCGACAG CAGGTGCTGATACTTCAACAACTAGCACAGCTACACAGCAAGATAAAGGATTTGATCCAACAGGATGGGAACTTGCTCTTGTTACCCCTAGCAGCAACACAAATTCACTGGCTATGGACAGTAATTTG GGTGGTGGATTCGACAAGCTCACATTGGACAGCCTATACGATGAGGGAACCTACAGGCAGATGCAGCAACAGCAGCTATATGGCTCAGCACCACCCATTCCTTTCATGGTGAGTGATCCATTCTCGGTGTCAAATCAAGTAGCTCCCCCAACGGCAGTTCAAATGGCCGCCATGGCTCAGCAGCCCCAGCAGTTGCCTATGATGATGCAACCAAACCCCTTCGGACCGCCACTACAGCTGCAGCATGCTGGTATGGCTCCTGCAGCGAACCCCTTTCTTGATGCTGGGTTTGGCCCATTCCCGGCAGCAAATGGAATGCACCCACAAACCAACCCTTTTGGAGCCGCACAGCTTCTCTAG
- the LOC133918569 gene encoding putative clathrin assembly protein At2g01600 isoform X2 produces MSALQSWRKAYGALKDTTTVSLANLNSDFKDLDVAIVKATNHVECPPKERHLRKIVAATSIARPRADVAYCIHALARRLAKTRNWIVALKILVVIHRLLREGDPTFREEFLNFTQRVRILQLSNFKDDSSPIAWDYSSWVRTYGLFLEEKLECFRVLKYDVEAERLSKQGQGLEKGHSRTRELDSQDLLEQLPALQQLLYRLIGCQPEGAANNNYLVQYALALVLKESFRIYCAINDGIINLVDKFFEMPRHEALKALEIYRRAGQQAGSLSDFYENCQGLELARNFQFPTLREPPQTFLSTMEEYVREAPRMVPVKEPLELPERLLLTYKPEEPEVIEPLTVVEKKPQVEEPAPVPSSTEVVSSPPEAEVADTGDLLGLSDPNPSVSAIEENNALALAIIPTGADTSTTSTATQQDKGFDPTGWELALVTPSSNTNSLAMDSNLGGGFDKLTLDSLYDEGTYRQMQQQQLYGSAPPIPFMVSDPFSVSNQVAPPTAVQMAAMAQQPQQLPMMMQPNPFGPPLQLQHAGMAPAANPFLDAGFGPFPAANGMHPQTNPFGAAQLL; encoded by the exons ATGTCGGCGCTGCAGAGCTGGCGCAAGGCGTACGGCGCGCTCAAGGACACCACCACCGTCAGCCTCGCCAACCTCAACTCCGATTTCAAG GATCTGGATGTGGCGATCGTGAAGGCCACCAACCACGTGGAGTGCCCACCCAAGGAGCGCCACCTGCGCA agATTGTGGCAGCGACGTCCATCGCGAGGCCCCGGGCAGATGTCGCCTACTGCATCCATGCGCTTGCACGCCGCCTTGCCAAGACCCGGAATTGGATC GTTGCACTGAAGATACTTGTGGTGATCCATAGGCTTCTCCGAGAAGGTGATCCTACATTCCGCGAAGAGTTCCTTAATTTTACACAAAGAGTGCGGATATTGCAGTTATCAAACTTCAAGGATGACTCCAGCCCGATTG CTTGGGACTATTCTTCATGGGTTCGCACATACGGTttatttttggaggaaaaacTGGAATGCTTCAGAGTCTTGAAGTATGATGTTGAAGCTGAGCGTTTGTCAAAACAAGGTCAAGGACTTGAAAAG GGGCACAGTAGAACTAGAGAATTAGATTCTCAGGACTTGCTGGAGCAATTGCCGGCGCTGCAGCAGTTGTTATATCGACTTATTGGATGTCAG CCCGAAGGAGCCGCAAACAACAACTATTTGGTGCAATATGCTCTAGCTCTT GTTCTTAAAGAAAGCTTCAGAATATATTGTGCGATAAACGATGGAATTATCAACCTTGTTGATAAG TTTTTTGAGATGCCGAGGCACGAAGCACTCAAAGCCCTTGAAATTTACAGGAGGGCTGGCCAACAG GCTGGAAGTCTATCCGACTTCTATGAAAATTGCCAGGGCTTAGAACTCGCAAGAAATTTTCAATTTCCCACTTTGAGGGAG CCACCACAAACATTCCTTTCAACCATGGAGGAGTATGTGAGGGAGGCTCCGCGTATGGTTCCGGTTAAAGAGCCATTG GAGCTTCCTGAGCGACTTCTTCTGACATACAAACCGGAAGAACCAGAAGTTATCGAGCCTTTAACTGTTGTGGAGAAAAAACCACAGGTTGAGGAACCTGCTCCAGTACCATCTTCCACTGAAGTAGTTTCATCTCCTCCCGAGGCTGAGGTTGCAGATACCGGTGATTTACTG GGATTAAGTGATCCAAACCCTAGTGTATCAGCAATAGAGGAAAACAATGCTTTGGCCCTGGCTATTATTCCGACAG GTGCTGATACTTCAACAACTAGCACAGCTACACAGCAAGATAAAGGATTTGATCCAACAGGATGGGAACTTGCTCTTGTTACCCCTAGCAGCAACACAAATTCACTGGCTATGGACAGTAATTTG GGTGGTGGATTCGACAAGCTCACATTGGACAGCCTATACGATGAGGGAACCTACAGGCAGATGCAGCAACAGCAGCTATATGGCTCAGCACCACCCATTCCTTTCATGGTGAGTGATCCATTCTCGGTGTCAAATCAAGTAGCTCCCCCAACGGCAGTTCAAATGGCCGCCATGGCTCAGCAGCCCCAGCAGTTGCCTATGATGATGCAACCAAACCCCTTCGGACCGCCACTACAGCTGCAGCATGCTGGTATGGCTCCTGCAGCGAACCCCTTTCTTGATGCTGGGTTTGGCCCATTCCCGGCAGCAAATGGAATGCACCCACAAACCAACCCTTTTGGAGCCGCACAGCTTCTCTAG
- the LOC133918589 gene encoding phosphoethanolamine N-methyltransferase-like, which translates to MAAAAAVVSANGKLEVEERKVQKSYWEENSRDLTVEAMMLDSRAADLDKEERPEVLSLLPSYEGKSVLELGAGIGRFTGELAKTAGNVLALDFIESAIKKNESINGHYKNASFMCADVTSLDLMIQAKSIDLIFSNWLLMYLSDEEVEQLVDRMVKWLKVGGYIFFRESCFHQSGDSKRKVNPTHYREPRFYTKVFKECHTFDQDGKSFELSLVTCKCIGAYVKNKKNQNQICWLWQKVNSTEDRGFQRFLDNVQYKTSGILRYERIFGEGYVSTGGIETTKEFVDKLDLKPGHKVLDVGCGIGGGDFYMAEKYDAHVVGIDLSINMVSFALERAIGRKCSVEFEVADCTTKTYPDNTFDVIYSRDTILHIQDKPSLFKSFFKWLKPAGKVLISDYCKSPGKSSEEFAAYIKQRGYDLHDVEAYGQMLKNAGFRDVIAEDRTDQFLNVLRMELAEFEKNKDDFLSDFTQEDYDEIVNGWKAKLQRSSAGEQRWGLFIATK; encoded by the exons atggccgccgccgccgccgttgtttCAGCTAATG GGAagctggaggtggaggagaggaaggTGCAGAAGAGCTACTGGGAGGAGAACTCCAGGGACCTCACCGTCGAGGCCATGATGCTCGACTCCCGCGCCGCCGATCTCGACAAAGAGGAGCGCCCCGAG GTCCTGTCTTTACTTCCTTCATATGAAGGAAAATCAGTACTGGAGCTTGGTGCTGGAATAGGTCGTTTCACAGGAGAACTGGCTAAAACAGCTGGGAACGTTCTTGCTCTGGATTTCATCGAAAGTGCGATTAAGAAG AATGAAAGCATTAATGGCCACTACAAGAATGCGTCATTTATGTGTGCTGATGTGACATCCCTAGACCTGATGATTCAAGCTAAATCTATTGATCTGATATTTTCGAACTGGTTATTGATGTATCTTTCAGATGAAGAG GTTGAGCAGCTAGTTGACAGAATGGTAAAATGGTTGAAGGTTGGTGGCTATATCTTCTTTAGGGAATCTTGCTTTCATCAATCTGGAGATTCAAAAAGGAAAGTGAATCCGACACACTATCGGGAACCAAGGTTTTATACTAAG GTTTTCAAAGAGTGCCATACCTTTGATCAAGATGGGAAATCCTTTGAACTTTCTCTGGTTACTTGCAAGTGTATCGGAGCTTATGttaaaaacaagaaaaatcaaaatcag ATATGTTGGCTATGGCAAAAAGTCAATTCAACAGAAGACCGGGGGTTTCAAAGATTTTTGGACAATGTGCAGTACAAAACTAGTGGAATATTACGCTATGAGCGTATCTTTGGAGAAGGATATGTGAGTACTGGTGGAATTG AGACTACAAAAGAATTTGTGGATAAGCTGGATCTTAAACCTGGACATAAGGTGCTTGATGTTGGATGTGGAATCGGGGGAGGTGACTTTTATATGGCTGAAAAGTATGATGCTCATGTTGTTGGTATTGATCTTTCCATAAACATGGTGTCATTTGCACTTGAGCGTGCCATTGGGCGCAAATGTTCAGTTGAGTTTGAAGTTGCTGATTGCACCACAAAGACATACCCAGATAACACATTTGATGTCATCTACAGCCGTGACACTATCCTTCACATACAA GATAAACCCTCTTTGTTCAAAAGTTTCTTCAAATGGCTCAAGCCTGCGGGGAAGGTCCTTATCAGCGACTACTGCAAGAGTCCTGGGAAATCATCAGAAGAATTTGCAGCATACATTAAACAGAGAGGTTACGACCTCCATGATGTGGAGGCTTATGGACAG ATGCTCAAGAATGCTGGTTTCCGCGATGTCATTGCTGAGGACCGAACTGATCAG TTCCTCAATGTTTTACGGATGGAGCTAGCTGAGTTTGAAAAGAACAAAGATGATTTCCTGTCTGATTTCACCCAG GAGGACTATGACGAAATTGTGAATGGATGGAAGGCAAAACTGCAGAGGAGCTCTGCTGGTGAGCAGAGGTGGGGACTGTTCATCGCGACCAAGTGA